From Psychrobacillus sp. FSL K6-2836, a single genomic window includes:
- a CDS encoding chemotaxis protein CheA, with the protein MDTNQYMEMFIEESKEHLQACNEHLLELEKNPENIAIVNEVFRSAHTLKGMSATMGYEDIANLTHKMENVLDEIRNSRLHVTAELLDVVFVAVDQLEEMVLDIAAGGKGKLDVTDTVQKLHKIETGEEIPVAATTVESTVVSNIPQENWLTYDDYEMTVIQQSVEQDFFTYEISVKLREDCLLKAARVYMVFELLEKMGDVIKSSPSVEKLEGEDFDEIFYVALVTTELSEDVQKKLMKVSEVTEVLVNPVTLEQLKKRNNFELDKVEENSVMEITDVIEDKQQIEKIKSPEKSTTSKNNQVQSSKTIRVNIERLDILMNLFEELVIDRGRLQSISEDLHNSELDETVERMSRITGDLQNIILNMRMVPVETVFNRFPRMVRQLARDLNKKINLEVIGAETELDRTVIDEIGDPLVHLIRNSLDHGVESPEIRIAKGKPEEGTVVLRAYHSGNHVFIEIEDDGAGINREKVLKKAISKGIVSNEVAQTLSDKQVAELILSSGFSTADVISDVSGRGVGLDVVKTTIESLGGSIDISSTEGKGSLFSIQLPLTLSIISVMLVELGEEIYAIPLSSIIETAIIRSSDILNAHNQKVIDFRGKVVPLVFLENVFDVPRESTDDEFHSVVLVRKGDKMAGLVVDSFIGQQEIVLKSLGAYLSSVFAISGATILGNGKVALIVDCNALIG; encoded by the coding sequence ATGGATACAAATCAATATATGGAAATGTTTATAGAAGAAAGTAAGGAACATTTACAAGCTTGTAATGAACATTTATTAGAATTAGAAAAGAATCCTGAAAACATAGCAATAGTCAACGAAGTATTTCGCTCCGCACATACTTTAAAAGGTATGTCAGCAACAATGGGTTATGAAGATATCGCAAATTTAACGCATAAGATGGAAAATGTTTTAGATGAAATTAGAAATAGCCGTCTGCATGTAACTGCTGAATTATTAGATGTTGTTTTTGTTGCAGTCGATCAATTGGAAGAAATGGTATTGGATATCGCAGCAGGTGGAAAAGGAAAGCTAGATGTAACAGATACTGTACAAAAGCTACATAAAATAGAAACTGGGGAAGAAATTCCAGTTGCCGCTACAACAGTAGAATCTACTGTTGTAAGTAATATTCCTCAAGAGAACTGGTTAACTTATGACGATTATGAAATGACAGTCATTCAACAGTCAGTTGAACAGGATTTCTTTACGTATGAAATTTCTGTCAAACTGCGTGAAGATTGCTTACTAAAGGCTGCAAGAGTATATATGGTTTTTGAATTGCTAGAGAAAATGGGAGACGTCATAAAATCTTCTCCATCTGTTGAGAAGTTAGAAGGAGAAGATTTTGATGAAATATTCTATGTAGCTCTAGTTACAACTGAACTATCAGAAGATGTACAAAAGAAATTGATGAAAGTTTCCGAAGTGACAGAAGTACTAGTTAACCCAGTAACATTAGAACAACTTAAAAAACGGAATAATTTTGAGTTAGACAAAGTTGAAGAGAATTCAGTTATGGAAATTACGGATGTCATAGAAGATAAGCAACAAATAGAGAAAATAAAGTCTCCTGAAAAATCGACGACATCTAAAAATAATCAAGTTCAATCTAGTAAAACTATTCGTGTGAATATTGAACGATTAGATATATTGATGAATTTATTTGAGGAATTAGTAATTGACCGCGGTCGTCTACAGTCAATCTCCGAAGATTTACATAATAGCGAGTTAGATGAAACGGTAGAACGTATGTCTCGAATAACTGGAGACCTACAAAATATTATATTAAATATGCGTATGGTTCCTGTTGAAACAGTATTTAATAGATTCCCAAGAATGGTACGCCAGTTAGCACGTGATTTAAACAAAAAAATCAACTTAGAAGTAATTGGTGCTGAAACTGAATTAGATCGAACAGTAATTGATGAAATTGGGGACCCTCTTGTACATTTAATAAGAAATTCTTTAGACCATGGGGTAGAAAGCCCTGAAATACGTATAGCTAAAGGTAAACCAGAGGAAGGCACTGTTGTGCTTCGTGCATACCATAGCGGAAATCATGTATTTATCGAGATTGAAGATGATGGTGCAGGTATTAACCGTGAGAAAGTCTTGAAAAAAGCTATATCAAAAGGAATTGTTTCAAATGAAGTGGCCCAAACGTTAAGTGATAAACAAGTAGCGGAGCTTATTCTTTCTTCAGGTTTCTCTACTGCAGATGTCATTTCAGACGTTTCGGGTAGAGGCGTTGGATTAGATGTGGTAAAAACGACGATTGAATCTCTGGGTGGCTCTATTGATATTTCATCTACCGAAGGGAAAGGGTCATTATTTTCCATCCAATTACCATTAACGCTTTCTATTATTTCAGTAATGCTTGTAGAACTTGGTGAGGAAATTTACGCTATACCTCTCTCTTCTATTATCGAGACAGCGATTATTCGCTCTTCAGATATATTAAATGCTCATAACCAAAAAGTGATAGATTTCAGAGGAAAAGTTGTTCCACTAGTATTCTTAGAAAATGTATTTGATGTTCCAAGAGAAAGTACTGATGATGAATTTCACTCTGTTGTTCTTGTCCGAAAAGGAGATAAAATGGCTGGCCTAGTAGTAGATTCGTTTATCGGTCAGCAGGAGATCGTTTTAAAATCACTTGGTGCATATTTATCAAGTGTATTCGCAATCTCTGGTGCAACTATTTTAGGTAATGGTAAAGTAGCACTAATTGTAGATTGTAATGCATTAATCGGTTAA
- a CDS encoding protein-glutamate methylesterase/protein-glutamine glutaminase: MEVRTKKKLLIVDDSAFMRKLISDFFVDNKSIEVIGIARNGKDAIEKIKTLQPDVLTMDVEMPVMNGLEALRRIMTEMPVPVVMLSSTTKSGTESTMQAMDYGAVDFVAKPSGTISLDLHKIKEELVEKVEYAAQVSISKMKKRSPLPINIKATGDVEVKKISTSPNVFKWDKTNKKMVLIGTSTGGPRALQEVITKLPSNMKAPVLIVQHMPAGFTKSLAQRLNQLSAIEVKEAEDGDLLQNGHAYIAPGGFHMRIQKRGSSYYVVLNDKEAPRSGHRPAVDILFEDNSQFNDFDKIAVIMTGMGSDGSLGLKQLKKSGNVVAIAEAAGTCIVYGMPKAAVETNLVNEVVDLDQIAKTIIQYLP; the protein is encoded by the coding sequence ATGGAAGTTAGAACCAAAAAGAAGCTGTTAATAGTAGATGATTCTGCATTCATGCGAAAACTTATTAGTGATTTCTTTGTAGATAACAAATCAATAGAAGTAATAGGTATCGCTAGGAATGGAAAAGATGCAATTGAAAAAATAAAAACTCTACAGCCAGATGTCCTCACAATGGATGTTGAAATGCCGGTAATGAATGGTTTGGAGGCACTGCGCAGAATAATGACGGAAATGCCAGTTCCTGTGGTCATGCTATCTAGTACGACAAAAAGTGGAACGGAAAGTACGATGCAAGCGATGGACTATGGTGCCGTTGATTTTGTCGCAAAGCCAAGTGGCACTATTTCATTAGATTTACATAAAATTAAAGAAGAATTAGTAGAAAAAGTAGAATATGCAGCTCAAGTATCCATCAGTAAAATGAAAAAACGTTCACCACTGCCTATAAATATTAAGGCAACTGGAGATGTAGAAGTAAAGAAAATATCCACCTCTCCAAATGTTTTCAAGTGGGACAAGACGAACAAGAAAATGGTCTTAATTGGAACTTCAACTGGAGGACCAAGAGCTCTTCAAGAAGTGATTACAAAACTACCAAGCAATATGAAAGCTCCAGTTTTAATTGTTCAACATATGCCTGCTGGATTTACAAAGTCTTTGGCACAAAGGCTCAATCAATTATCTGCAATTGAGGTAAAAGAAGCAGAAGATGGTGACTTGCTTCAAAATGGACATGCGTATATTGCTCCTGGCGGCTTTCATATGCGCATTCAGAAGAGAGGATCTTCTTACTATGTCGTTCTAAATGACAAAGAAGCGCCACGATCCGGACATAGGCCAGCTGTAGATATACTTTTTGAAGATAATAGTCAGTTTAATGATTTTGATAAGATTGCCGTTATTATGACGGGAATGGGATCTGATGGATCTCTCGGTCTTAAACAGTTGAAAAAGAGCGGAAATGTCGTTGCCATTGCTGAAGCAGCGGGGACATGCATTGTTTATGGAATGCCAAAGGCTGCCGTAGAAACAAATTTAGTAAATGAAGTAGTGGATTTAGATCAAATAGCAAAAACTATTATACAATATCTACCTTAA
- a CDS encoding MinD/ParA family protein: MRDQAEELRMKMLQNQNRLGRSIAVVSGKGGVGKSNFSINFTTTLSGQGKKVVLIDMDIGMGNIHILLGKSVPYNLKDYLVGDQSLESVMFEGPNDLQYISGGSGLSGVMEWTDDMFNRLIEAFEYLQKNFDYIVFDMGAGATSQTLDLLVSVDDIIVITTAEPTSITDAYSMMKYIYYKDSDKNFFLICNRAYTDEEGAETTGRLKLAMSKFLSKEITVLGVLPEDSVVRKAVREQIPFSILYPQAEITKKLKKIASAFTDFEDTEEVVPKHNKFISRLKSLFSQKGVR, translated from the coding sequence ATGAGAGATCAAGCTGAAGAACTAAGAATGAAAATGCTTCAGAACCAAAATAGGCTAGGGCGATCAATAGCAGTAGTTAGTGGTAAAGGTGGAGTTGGAAAAAGCAATTTTTCTATAAATTTCACCACAACTTTAAGTGGACAAGGTAAAAAAGTTGTGCTAATTGATATGGATATTGGAATGGGCAACATTCATATTTTACTTGGTAAATCAGTACCCTATAATTTAAAGGATTACTTAGTCGGAGATCAGTCATTAGAATCAGTGATGTTTGAAGGTCCAAATGACTTACAATATATATCTGGTGGTTCAGGGTTAAGTGGCGTAATGGAATGGACTGACGATATGTTCAATCGGCTGATCGAGGCTTTCGAATATTTACAAAAAAACTTTGATTATATTGTGTTTGATATGGGAGCTGGTGCTACGAGTCAGACACTGGATTTGTTAGTCTCAGTAGATGATATTATTGTCATAACAACAGCAGAGCCTACATCCATAACAGATGCCTATTCTATGATGAAATATATTTACTATAAGGATTCTGATAAAAACTTCTTCCTCATTTGCAACAGGGCGTATACCGATGAAGAAGGGGCAGAAACGACTGGTAGATTAAAGCTAGCAATGTCCAAGTTTCTTTCCAAAGAGATTACGGTATTAGGTGTATTGCCTGAGGATTCAGTTGTTCGGAAAGCAGTAAGAGAACAAATACCATTTTCTATTTTATATCCCCAAGCAGAAATAACGAAAAAATTAAAAAAAATTGCATCTGCATTTACTGATTTTGAAGATACGGAAGAAGTTGTTCCTAAGCACAATAAATTCATATCTCGATTAAAGAGTCTTTTTTCGCAGAAGGGCGTGAGATGA
- the flhF gene encoding flagellar biosynthesis protein FlhF, whose product MKMKKYTASTMPEAMGLIRKELGDDAVILSSKVVYSKGFLGLFKKKSIEVLAGMDTFEQSSKTFEVPNMVPQEHQNVSVEIKKELEDLKQMVKNIQRPEMLSSYPTEMKTLMDYLQEQELSEELITTVSDELFVHIKSNTEDFEIEDQITITKNLLKTQMEHLPFGGVSYTKKYINVLGPTGVGKTTTIAKMAARAVLEKKKKVGFITTDTYRIAAIEQLKTYAGLLQAPIEIIYNEKDLQEAMAKFEKLDIVFIDTAGRNYKETKFVRDLQKLIEFEVNTETFLVLSSTSKQKDMEVIIEQFSEFPIEKYIFTKVDETNTIGSIINLMVKYNKGLAYYTDGQEVPEDIMEASLEELLKLFLKGIRYERSS is encoded by the coding sequence TTGAAGATGAAAAAATATACGGCTAGTACTATGCCAGAAGCTATGGGATTAATACGTAAAGAACTTGGTGACGACGCAGTTATTTTAAGTTCAAAGGTAGTTTACTCAAAGGGTTTTTTAGGATTGTTTAAGAAAAAATCTATTGAGGTGCTAGCTGGGATGGACACATTCGAGCAATCAAGTAAAACATTTGAGGTGCCAAATATGGTACCTCAAGAACATCAAAATGTTTCTGTTGAGATAAAAAAAGAATTAGAAGATTTAAAACAAATGGTAAAGAACATTCAGCGTCCAGAAATGTTAAGTTCATATCCAACAGAAATGAAAACTCTTATGGACTATTTACAAGAGCAAGAATTGTCAGAGGAGCTTATCACAACTGTTAGTGATGAGCTTTTTGTGCATATAAAAAGTAATACGGAAGATTTTGAAATAGAAGATCAAATTACTATAACGAAAAATCTACTCAAAACACAAATGGAGCATCTTCCGTTCGGTGGGGTTTCGTATACAAAGAAATATATAAATGTTCTCGGTCCTACAGGTGTTGGTAAAACGACCACGATAGCTAAGATGGCTGCACGAGCCGTTTTAGAAAAAAAGAAAAAAGTAGGCTTTATAACGACTGATACATATCGTATTGCGGCAATTGAACAACTAAAAACATATGCAGGTTTACTTCAAGCTCCTATCGAAATTATCTACAATGAAAAAGATTTGCAAGAAGCAATGGCAAAGTTTGAAAAGTTAGATATTGTATTCATAGATACGGCGGGGAGAAACTATAAAGAAACTAAATTTGTAAGAGATTTGCAAAAACTAATTGAATTCGAAGTGAATACGGAAACATTCCTAGTCCTCTCTTCTACGTCTAAGCAAAAGGACATGGAAGTGATAATAGAACAATTTAGTGAATTTCCTATTGAAAAGTATATCTTCACTAAGGTAGATGAAACAAATACTATTGGCTCAATTATCAATTTAATGGTTAAATATAATAAGGGACTTGCTTACTATACGGATGGTCAAGAAGTCCCGGAAGATATTATGGAAGCTAGTCTTGAAGAATTACTCAAATTATTTTTAAAGGGGATTCGCTATGAGAGATCAAGCTGA
- the flhA gene encoding flagellar biosynthesis protein FlhA, which produces MQVRDITVLAAVISIVAMLVIPLPHWLISFLIIINITIALLILMTAMNMKEALEFSVFPTIVLLVTLFRLALNISTTRAILAEGDAGKVVETFGTFVTGGNMLVGLVVFAILVIINFIVITKGAERVSEVAARFTLDAMPGKQMSIDADLNAGMISEKEARERREKVSGEADFYGAMDGATKFVKGDAIAGIIIVIINLLFGIIIGVVQFGLPFGEAAVLFSTMTVGDGLVSQIPALLISTATGIVVTRAASKGNLGGDITGQLFNQPKLLYVAAVTITLLGIVTPIGLVLTLPIAIALAIGAYMISKASKEDPEEMEEFEEEVTTDNMKSPENVINLLNVDPIEFEFGYGLIPLVDAAQGGDLLDRVVMIRRQLALELGVVIPVVRIRDNIQLQPNEYRIKIKGNEMARGELLLDHYLSMSPGDDDSIEGIDTVEPSFGLPAKWITESVKEEAEILGYTVVDPPSVVSTHMTEIIRNNAHELLGRQETKQLIDHIRETYPILVDELTPTPLSVGEIQKILSNLLREHVSIRNLPIIFETLADYSKMTSDADVLTEYSRQSLAKQITTQYAGNSNVLKVLTVSGKVEKLIADSIQQTEHGNYLSIDPSESQAILESMAKEVERASMMEQSPIILCSPAVRMYVRQMTERYFPHVPILSYNELESSIEVQSVGVVNVD; this is translated from the coding sequence ATGCAAGTGCGCGATATAACCGTATTGGCAGCTGTAATATCTATTGTGGCAATGCTCGTAATACCTCTCCCTCACTGGTTGATAAGTTTTCTTATTATTATAAATATTACGATAGCATTATTAATATTGATGACCGCTATGAATATGAAAGAGGCTTTAGAGTTCTCTGTATTCCCAACAATTGTTTTACTCGTTACATTATTTAGACTTGCTTTAAATATTTCCACGACAAGAGCAATCTTAGCTGAGGGTGACGCGGGTAAAGTAGTAGAAACCTTTGGTACATTTGTTACAGGCGGAAATATGCTTGTTGGTTTAGTTGTATTTGCTATTTTAGTTATTATAAACTTTATCGTAATTACAAAAGGTGCAGAGCGAGTTTCTGAGGTTGCCGCTCGTTTTACACTAGATGCAATGCCGGGTAAACAAATGAGTATCGATGCGGATTTAAATGCCGGGATGATTTCGGAAAAAGAAGCACGAGAAAGACGTGAAAAGGTTAGTGGTGAAGCAGACTTTTACGGTGCTATGGACGGGGCAACAAAATTCGTAAAAGGTGATGCTATTGCAGGTATCATCATCGTTATTATCAACTTATTATTTGGAATTATTATTGGTGTTGTCCAATTTGGACTTCCGTTTGGGGAAGCTGCGGTTCTGTTTTCCACAATGACTGTCGGGGATGGCCTTGTTTCTCAAATTCCAGCTTTATTAATATCTACTGCAACTGGTATTGTTGTAACAAGAGCTGCATCTAAAGGTAATCTTGGTGGCGATATTACTGGACAACTGTTCAATCAGCCAAAACTACTTTATGTTGCCGCAGTGACCATAACACTGCTAGGAATTGTTACACCAATTGGTTTAGTGTTAACCTTGCCAATTGCAATTGCACTTGCTATCGGAGCTTATATGATAAGTAAGGCTAGTAAAGAAGATCCAGAAGAAATGGAAGAATTTGAAGAGGAAGTAACAACAGATAATATGAAAAGTCCCGAAAATGTTATTAATCTGCTAAATGTTGATCCGATCGAATTTGAGTTTGGATATGGATTGATTCCGTTAGTGGATGCTGCACAGGGTGGAGATTTACTTGATCGCGTCGTTATGATTCGTAGACAACTTGCACTTGAATTAGGTGTAGTTATTCCTGTAGTGCGAATACGAGATAATATTCAACTTCAGCCAAACGAATATCGTATCAAGATAAAAGGCAATGAAATGGCTAGGGGAGAGCTTCTTTTAGATCATTATTTATCAATGAGTCCTGGTGACGATGATTCGATTGAAGGTATTGATACAGTTGAACCTTCCTTTGGTTTACCTGCAAAATGGATTACGGAATCTGTGAAGGAAGAAGCAGAAATACTAGGGTATACCGTTGTCGATCCGCCAAGTGTTGTTTCCACGCATATGACTGAAATCATCAGAAATAATGCACATGAATTATTAGGTCGCCAAGAAACGAAACAATTAATCGATCATATTAGAGAGACTTACCCTATTCTAGTAGACGAATTGACACCTACGCCACTCTCAGTAGGAGAAATTCAAAAAATATTGAGCAATCTATTAAGAGAGCATGTATCTATTCGGAATTTGCCGATCATTTTTGAAACCCTTGCAGACTATTCAAAAATGACGTCGGATGCCGATGTATTAACTGAGTACTCCAGACAATCTTTAGCGAAGCAAATTACAACACAATATGCTGGTAATAGTAATGTTCTAAAAGTGTTAACAGTCTCTGGTAAAGTGGAAAAACTAATTGCAGACAGTATTCAACAAACAGAACATGGTAATTACTTATCTATAGACCCAAGTGAATCCCAAGCAATATTAGAGTCCATGGCAAAAGAAGTAGAGCGTGCTTCCATGATGGAACAATCACCAATTATTCTTTGTTCGCCTGCAGTAAGGATGTATGTTAGACAAATGACAGAAAGATATTTCCCTCATGTACCAATTCTTTCTTATAATGAACTAGAATCCTCAATTGAGGTACAAAGTGTCGGGGTGGTGAATGTAGATTGA
- the flhB gene encoding flagellar biosynthesis protein FlhB gives MIALRLDLQYFAGEKTEKATPKKRQDSRKKGQVLKSPDVTSAIVLLSVFVFLFFFASFLRTEIFSFFSMTFTKYMLIETLTIETAIIIYKDMLLEMAMILLPIMLVAVVAAVAANFFQFGLLFTTEPLKFDLKKIDPIKGLKRIFSLKAIIELLKSILKISFIGSVTTLILWMNLEQVLSLSFKTAWDTLSTVGWLTGMMGIAASCVLLFISILDFFYQKFDYEKNLKMSKQDIKDEHKNSEGDPIIKSRIRQRQREMAMRRMMQEIPTADVVITNPTHFAIALKYDDESMDAPTVVAKGADFVAQKIKLIAKENNVVMVENRPLARSMFDQVEVGQRIPDEFFKAVAEVLAYVYRIKQKI, from the coding sequence ATGATTGCTCTACGCTTAGATCTACAGTATTTTGCGGGGGAAAAAACAGAAAAAGCTACTCCTAAAAAGAGACAAGATTCTCGTAAAAAAGGACAAGTATTAAAGAGTCCAGATGTGACAAGTGCGATTGTATTACTTTCTGTTTTTGTATTTCTATTTTTCTTTGCTAGTTTTTTAAGAACCGAAATTTTTTCGTTCTTCAGTATGACGTTTACTAAGTATATGTTAATAGAAACTTTGACAATTGAGACAGCTATAATCATTTATAAAGATATGCTACTTGAAATGGCAATGATTTTATTGCCAATTATGCTAGTTGCTGTAGTTGCGGCTGTAGCAGCAAACTTTTTTCAGTTTGGTTTACTGTTTACGACGGAGCCATTAAAGTTTGATCTGAAAAAGATCGATCCTATAAAAGGTCTCAAAAGGATCTTTTCGCTTAAAGCAATTATAGAGCTATTAAAATCTATTTTGAAAATATCATTTATTGGCTCTGTAACTACTTTAATATTGTGGATGAATTTAGAACAAGTTTTATCTCTATCATTCAAAACTGCCTGGGATACACTCTCCACTGTTGGATGGTTAACTGGAATGATGGGGATAGCTGCTTCCTGCGTACTATTATTTATATCAATTTTGGATTTCTTTTATCAAAAGTTCGACTATGAAAAAAATCTTAAAATGTCTAAACAAGATATAAAAGATGAACATAAAAACTCAGAAGGGGATCCAATTATTAAGTCTCGTATAAGGCAAAGACAACGGGAAATGGCGATGCGTCGCATGATGCAGGAAATCCCTACTGCTGATGTCGTCATTACGAATCCTACACACTTTGCAATTGCTTTAAAATACGATGATGAATCGATGGATGCTCCAACAGTAGTAGCAAAAGGTGCAGATTTTGTTGCACAAAAGATAAAGTTAATTGCCAAAGAAAATAATGTTGTCATGGTAGAAAATAGACCACTTGCCAGATCTATGTTTGACCAAGTAGAAGTTGGTCAACGAATTCCAGACGAATTTTTCAAAGCAGTTGCCGAAGTATTAGCTTATGTATATCGTATTAAACAAAAAATTTAA
- the fliR gene encoding flagellar biosynthetic protein FliR has protein sequence MDAILPSLTVLLLIIARVSAFFVVLPLFSHRTIPATHRIAFAVVLSWMIYYTLDVEPFEINGDYILLIIKEVIFGLFIGLLAYIIMSAIQIAGGFIDFQMGFAMANVIDPQTGAQSPLIGQFLNTLALLLLLALNGHHLLLDGIFYSYQFMPMEMVWPAFGQENYVEFIMKTFAGVFAVAFQMSIPIVATIFLVDIALGITARTVPQLNIFVIGFPIKIAVGFLVLLVMMGVLMAVVQQLFEILVVAMRDLMIILGGG, from the coding sequence ATGGATGCAATTTTACCAAGTTTAACTGTATTACTACTAATTATTGCTCGTGTTTCTGCGTTTTTTGTAGTGTTGCCACTATTTTCGCATCGGACAATACCTGCAACTCACCGAATTGCTTTTGCTGTAGTGCTTTCCTGGATGATATATTATACCCTAGATGTTGAACCATTTGAAATAAATGGAGATTATATTCTTTTAATTATTAAAGAAGTCATATTTGGATTATTTATAGGTTTACTTGCGTATATCATTATGTCTGCAATTCAAATTGCAGGCGGATTTATCGACTTTCAAATGGGATTTGCAATGGCCAATGTTATTGATCCGCAGACAGGTGCTCAAAGTCCGTTAATAGGACAATTTTTAAATACTTTAGCATTGCTGTTGTTATTAGCTTTAAATGGACATCATTTGTTGTTGGATGGTATTTTCTATAGCTATCAATTTATGCCGATGGAAATGGTGTGGCCAGCTTTTGGGCAAGAAAATTATGTGGAGTTTATCATGAAAACTTTTGCAGGCGTTTTTGCTGTAGCATTTCAAATGTCTATACCGATAGTCGCTACAATATTTCTTGTGGATATAGCCCTTGGTATTACTGCAAGGACTGTACCTCAGTTAAATATTTTTGTTATAGGGTTTCCAATTAAAATTGCAGTAGGTTTTTTAGTTCTTCTCGTGATGATGGGTGTACTAATGGCTGTCGTACAGCAGCTGTTTGAAATTTTGGTTGTGGCAATGCGTGACTTAATGATAATTTTAGGTGGTGGCTAG
- the fliQ gene encoding flagellar biosynthesis protein FliQ: MNNEMVISIAERAIWVILLASGPLLLVALITGLAVSIFQATTQIQEQTLAFVPKIVAVLVAIVFFGPWMLSQVTSYAADIFENLIRYIG, encoded by the coding sequence TTGAATAATGAAATGGTAATTTCAATTGCAGAACGAGCAATTTGGGTCATTCTTCTTGCATCAGGTCCTCTTCTTTTAGTTGCTTTAATAACGGGTCTTGCAGTAAGTATTTTTCAGGCAACTACACAAATCCAAGAACAAACACTTGCATTTGTTCCAAAAATTGTTGCAGTGTTAGTTGCTATTGTTTTCTTTGGTCCTTGGATGCTTTCACAAGTTACCTCTTATGCAGCAGATATTTTTGAGAATTTAATTAGATACATTGGTTGA
- the fliP gene encoding flagellar type III secretion system pore protein FliP (The bacterial flagellar biogenesis protein FliP forms a type III secretion system (T3SS)-type pore required for flagellar assembly.), which produces MNEFVQFFSDSDPSNLSTSIKLMLLLTVLSLAPSILILMTSFARIVIILSFVRTALATNQMPPNQVIVGLALFLTFFIMAPTLQQVNEEALTPLFNEDITLEQAYENASGPFKEFMSKHTRQKDLELFLRYSEAERPETIEDIPLTVMVPAFALSEIKTAFQIGFMIFIPFLVIDMIVASVLMSMGMMMLPPVMISLPFKILLFVLVDGWYLVMKSILQSF; this is translated from the coding sequence ATGAATGAATTTGTCCAGTTTTTCTCGGACAGCGATCCATCAAATCTCTCCACATCTATAAAATTAATGCTATTGCTTACGGTCTTATCTTTAGCTCCTAGTATATTAATATTGATGACGTCATTTGCTAGAATAGTAATTATATTATCATTTGTTCGTACGGCACTTGCAACTAATCAAATGCCGCCGAACCAAGTGATAGTTGGTTTAGCATTATTTTTAACATTTTTTATCATGGCACCAACATTACAGCAAGTAAATGAAGAAGCTTTAACACCATTGTTCAATGAAGATATTACTTTAGAGCAAGCGTATGAAAATGCGAGTGGACCCTTCAAAGAGTTCATGAGTAAGCATACAAGGCAAAAAGATTTGGAACTTTTCTTAAGATATTCAGAGGCAGAAAGACCTGAAACAATCGAGGATATCCCTTTAACGGTTATGGTACCTGCTTTTGCACTTAGTGAAATTAAAACAGCATTCCAAATTGGATTTATGATTTTTATCCCTTTTTTAGTGATTGATATGATAGTAGCGAGCGTACTGATGTCTATGGGTATGATGATGTTACCGCCAGTAATGATCTCACTACCATTTAAAATATTATTATTTGTATTAGTAGATGGATGGTATTTAGTTATGAAGTCTATATTACAAAGTTTTTAG